A single region of the Candidatus Thermokryptus mobilis genome encodes:
- a CDS encoding RNA polymerase sigma factor, with protein sequence MNKSDIELVNEFKNGNTSAFDEIVKRYQRKVYTLARRILGNHEDADDIAQEVFIKLFYSLSDFKGESSLFTWIYRITVNECRSFLRKKKIKEFIQIDEVTNLLKFGQTPDQELFEREERNLIERAVEKLPTKQRMIFVMRFFEDLDYQEIAKILNKPIGTLKANYFHAVKKIQKFIKDEMQGG encoded by the coding sequence ATGAACAAATCGGATATTGAACTTGTCAATGAGTTTAAAAATGGAAATACTTCTGCTTTTGATGAAATCGTCAAAAGATATCAACGGAAAGTTTATACTCTTGCAAGAAGAATTCTCGGAAACCATGAGGATGCGGATGACATTGCTCAAGAGGTCTTCATTAAACTTTTTTATTCGCTTAGTGATTTCAAGGGAGAGTCAAGCTTGTTCACCTGGATTTACAGAATAACAGTAAATGAATGTAGGAGTTTTTTAAGGAAAAAGAAGATAAAAGAGTTCATTCAAATTGACGAAGTCACTAACCTATTGAAATTTGGTCAAACGCCAGATCAGGAACTTTTTGAAAGAGAAGAGAGAAATTTAATTGAAAGGGCAGTTGAAAAATTGCCGACTAAACAAAGGATGATTTTTGTAATGCGTTTCTTTGAAGACCTTGATTATCAAGAGATAGCGAAGATACTTAATAAGCCGATCGGGACTTTGAAGGCGAATTATTTCCACGCTGTTAAAAAAATACAAAAGTTCATCAAAGATGAAATGCAAGGAGGTTAA
- the flhA gene encoding flagellar biosynthesis protein FlhA, which yields MNQGNGILNALGRNTDVLLAVAVVSILVFMILPLPPFLLDILIALNITLSIVVLLISMYITSPLELSVFPGLLLILTLFRLSLNIASTRLILGDGYAGKIIFAFGSFVVKGNYVVGFIVFIILVIIQFVVITKGAGRIAEVAARFTLDAMPGKQMSIDADLNAGIITEEEARRRREMIQREAEFYGAMDGASKFVRGDAIAGLIITVVNIVGGLIIGVLQRGMTFQGALQTYTLLTIGDGLVSQIPALIISVSAGMVVTRNASGNQFDVELKGQIFQRPKALLIASGVLAFFAIVPGLPMFPFLVLSVVSGVAGYLGTKLEKVKVTVQEIKPQKQTLQQEEKVEKLIQVDPIEIEIGYGLIPLADEEQGGTLFKRIIGIRKQLALELGIIVPPVRVRDNIHLQPNEYVIKIRGNKVASWEVKPGFYLAMNPGTAESEIADGIKVKEPVYGFDAYWIPPHRKEEVEVSGYTVVEPVSVIATHLIEILRRNAGKILSRQDVKVLIDSLREDYPALVEEINAETLPIGTIQKVLQNLLSEGIPIRDMVTILEALLDYSRVTKNVDVLTEYIRHSLSETIARLYQDDNGVIHAIQLDPRIEELITQALQQGASQTQTLGLPPNLVRAINNSVKDNIEIAKGLGYAPVVICSATVRLYFYRLIHSSFPDVSVISYTELPTDVDIEIIGRIKINNGA from the coding sequence ATGAACCAGGGAAATGGGATTTTAAATGCTTTGGGTAGAAATACCGATGTTTTGCTTGCTGTAGCGGTGGTTTCAATACTTGTTTTTATGATTTTGCCACTTCCACCGTTTCTTTTGGATATATTGATTGCGTTGAATATCACGCTTTCAATTGTAGTGCTTTTAATTTCAATGTATATAACAAGTCCGCTTGAACTTTCCGTCTTCCCGGGGCTTTTGTTGATTTTGACACTTTTCAGATTAAGTTTGAATATCGCTTCAACGAGGTTGATACTTGGCGATGGATATGCTGGGAAGATAATTTTTGCTTTCGGTTCGTTTGTCGTCAAAGGAAATTATGTCGTTGGATTTATCGTCTTTATAATTCTTGTGATAATTCAGTTCGTTGTGATAACCAAGGGAGCCGGTAGGATAGCTGAGGTTGCTGCGAGATTCACGCTTGACGCCATGCCCGGGAAACAGATGAGCATTGATGCTGATTTAAACGCTGGCATAATAACAGAGGAAGAAGCGAGAAGGCGAAGGGAAATGATACAAAGAGAAGCGGAATTTTACGGAGCGATGGATGGAGCAAGCAAGTTCGTCCGTGGCGATGCAATTGCTGGATTAATAATAACTGTTGTGAATATCGTAGGCGGGTTGATAATTGGAGTGCTTCAGCGTGGTATGACTTTTCAAGGGGCACTGCAAACTTACACACTTCTTACAATAGGTGATGGGCTTGTCTCGCAGATACCGGCGCTGATAATTTCTGTCTCCGCTGGAATGGTTGTCACGAGAAATGCATCCGGGAATCAGTTTGATGTTGAACTTAAAGGTCAAATTTTTCAGCGACCGAAAGCACTGTTAATCGCTTCTGGTGTTCTCGCCTTTTTCGCAATTGTCCCCGGTCTTCCGATGTTTCCTTTTCTTGTGCTTTCCGTTGTTAGCGGAGTGGCTGGATATTTAGGCACAAAATTGGAGAAAGTTAAAGTTACAGTTCAAGAAATAAAACCACAAAAGCAAACTTTACAACAGGAAGAAAAAGTTGAGAAGTTGATTCAGGTTGATCCAATTGAAATTGAAATTGGTTATGGTTTAATTCCGCTTGCAGATGAAGAGCAAGGTGGAACTTTATTCAAGAGGATAATAGGTATAAGGAAACAGCTTGCACTTGAACTTGGAATCATCGTTCCACCTGTGAGGGTCAGGGATAATATACATCTTCAGCCAAATGAATATGTCATTAAAATTCGTGGGAATAAAGTCGCTTCTTGGGAGGTTAAACCTGGTTTTTATCTTGCGATGAATCCGGGGACAGCAGAGAGCGAGATCGCTGATGGAATTAAAGTTAAAGAACCAGTTTATGGTTTTGATGCTTATTGGATTCCGCCTCATAGAAAAGAAGAGGTTGAGGTTTCGGGATATACTGTTGTTGAGCCGGTATCTGTAATAGCGACACATTTAATTGAAATTTTGAGGAGGAATGCAGGCAAAATTTTGAGCAGGCAAGATGTTAAGGTGTTAATTGATAGTTTGCGTGAGGATTATCCGGCGCTTGTTGAAGAGATAAACGCTGAAACTTTGCCAATAGGTACAATTCAAAAGGTTTTGCAAAATCTTCTCAGCGAAGGGATACCCATTCGTGATATGGTCACAATACTTGAGGCGTTACTTGATTATTCAAGGGTTACAAAAAATGTTGATGTTTTGACCGAATATATAAGGCACTCACTTTCCGAAACGATTGCACGGCTTTATCAGGACGACAACGGTGTGATTCACGCTATACAACTTGATCCGAGAATTGAGGAGCTAATTACGCAGGCGTTACAGCAGGGTGCTTCGCAGACGCAGACCCTGGGTTTACCGCCGAATTTAGTCCGTGCAATCAACAATTCAGTTAAAGATAATATTGAAATTGCCAAAGGGCTTGGATATGCTCCTGTAGTGATTTGTTCGGCGACCGTTCGTCTTTACTTTTATAGGTTGATACATTCAAGTTTTCCAGATGTCAGTGTGATTTCATACACCGAACTTCCCACAGATGTTGATATTGAAATAATTGGGCGGATAAAAATTAACAACGGGGCTTAA
- a CDS encoding HIT family protein: MDRLWAPWRAKYIESFSNEESKGKECLFCEKAKSNDDEKNLVLFRGETCYIIMNLFPYNSGHIMVVPYKHTSSFSSLTEEEMLELMKVIKKGISALEIALKPHGFNIGANLGRVSGAGIEDHIHFHIVPRWNGDTNFMPVISETKVISELLSDTYKKIKSALEKVSD, encoded by the coding sequence ATGGATCGTCTTTGGGCCCCTTGGAGGGCTAAGTATATTGAAAGTTTTTCAAATGAAGAATCCAAAGGGAAAGAATGCCTCTTTTGTGAGAAAGCTAAATCAAACGACGATGAAAAAAATCTTGTTCTTTTCCGCGGTGAAACCTGCTACATCATAATGAACCTTTTCCCCTACAATTCAGGACATATAATGGTCGTCCCTTACAAGCACACTTCAAGTTTTTCATCTCTAACGGAAGAAGAGATGCTTGAATTGATGAAAGTTATAAAAAAAGGTATTTCAGCTCTTGAAATCGCACTAAAACCTCATGGTTTTAATATCGGGGCTAACCTCGGACGTGTCAGTGGGGCTGGAATTGAAGACCATATACACTTCCATATAGTCCCAAGGTGGAACGGCGACACTAACTTTATGCCCGTGATTTCGGAGACGAAAGTCATATCCGAGCTTTTATCTGATACATATAAAAAAATTAAAAGTGCCCTTGAGAAGGTCTCAGATTAA
- the lpdA gene encoding dihydrolipoyl dehydrogenase: MAEKFDVIVIGGGPGGYVCAIRASQLGFKTALIEKDRVGGICLNWGCIPTKALLKSAEVFNLIKRADEFGLKVENPSFDFKKIIQRSRQVADRLSKGVEFLLRKNNVTKFSGQGFLLKRNLVGVKSDKEEFEVEARHVIIATGARPREIPGITIDGVKVITSKEAMLLEEPPKSMIIIGAGAIGVEFAYFYNSFGTKITLVEMMPSILPNEDREITEILEKSFKKSGIDILTNTRVIEAKKNGDFAEVKIQNQNGEMVLKADVALVAVGVQGNSDKLGLEELGVEVEKSFIKVDKISYQTSVEGIYAIGDVIGPPLLAHVASAEGIRCIENIAGVETKPIDYNNIPNCTYCIPQVASIGLTEQRALELGYEIKVGRFPFRANGKALSLGETEGIVKVIFDAKYGEILGAHIIGPEATELIAEFGVAKTLESTAFEIVKTVHAHPTLSEALMEASADALKEVIHI; encoded by the coding sequence ATGGCTGAAAAATTTGATGTCATCGTTATAGGGGGTGGTCCCGGTGGTTATGTCTGTGCGATTCGGGCTTCACAACTTGGTTTTAAGACGGCTCTCATTGAAAAAGACCGTGTCGGGGGGATTTGTCTTAATTGGGGTTGTATCCCAACAAAAGCTTTGCTTAAATCAGCGGAAGTCTTTAACCTCATCAAGCGGGCGGATGAATTTGGGTTGAAGGTTGAAAACCCAAGTTTTGATTTCAAAAAGATAATTCAGAGAAGTAGGCAGGTAGCTGATAGGTTGTCAAAAGGTGTTGAATTTCTTTTGAGGAAAAATAATGTTACAAAGTTTTCTGGCCAGGGGTTTTTATTAAAGAGAAACTTGGTAGGAGTGAAATCGGATAAAGAGGAATTTGAGGTAGAAGCGAGACATGTAATCATAGCTACGGGAGCAAGACCCAGGGAGATCCCAGGGATTACAATTGATGGTGTTAAGGTTATAACGAGCAAGGAAGCGATGTTGCTTGAAGAACCGCCGAAGTCAATGATAATTATCGGAGCTGGAGCTATTGGTGTTGAGTTTGCTTATTTTTATAATTCGTTTGGGACGAAGATAACCTTGGTGGAGATGATGCCATCAATTTTGCCAAATGAGGATAGGGAGATAACCGAAATCCTTGAAAAGTCGTTTAAAAAGAGCGGAATTGATATTTTGACAAACACTCGCGTCATTGAAGCGAAGAAAAACGGTGATTTCGCTGAGGTTAAAATTCAGAATCAAAATGGGGAGATGGTTTTAAAAGCCGATGTTGCTCTCGTTGCTGTTGGGGTTCAGGGGAACAGCGACAAGCTTGGGCTTGAGGAACTTGGTGTTGAGGTTGAGAAGAGTTTTATAAAGGTTGATAAGATAAGTTATCAAACAAGCGTTGAGGGGATTTATGCAATCGGTGATGTAATCGGTCCGCCTTTGCTCGCTCATGTTGCTTCTGCCGAAGGGATAAGATGTATTGAGAACATTGCAGGGGTTGAGACAAAGCCGATTGATTACAACAACATCCCGAATTGCACTTATTGCATACCGCAGGTTGCAAGCATTGGTTTAACCGAACAAAGGGCGCTTGAGCTTGGGTATGAGATAAAAGTCGGTCGTTTTCCTTTTAGGGCAAATGGTAAGGCGCTTTCATTGGGAGAGACGGAAGGGATTGTTAAAGTTATATTTGACGCAAAATATGGTGAAATTCTAGGCGCACACATAATAGGTCCAGAAGCAACGGAGTTGATAGCTGAATTTGGTGTGGCTAAAACACTTGAGAGCACTGCCTTTGAAATAGTAAAAACGGTTCACGCTCATCCAACTCTTTCTGAAGCATTGATGGAGGCATCCGCTGATGCATTAAAGGAGGTAATTCATATATGA
- a CDS encoding zf-HC2 domain-containing protein — protein MKCKEVKLNLVDYATGKLKSVEIEKHLKECESCKFEFQQIVGVVSALNELKFDEPSEFYWSNFLGRVKREIAKRGSAKVFALKPVLFAPSIAVIIIGFIFGFIFSNLGLSDFYAYHYDVEKWGVFVKPEEMQSGEFSDELIEEAISYLYEKYQLPEIDKARLNYQEIDIDEILQRLSNKF, from the coding sequence ATGAAATGCAAGGAGGTTAAATTAAATCTCGTTGATTACGCAACTGGCAAGTTGAAATCAGTTGAGATTGAAAAGCATCTTAAAGAATGTGAAAGTTGTAAGTTTGAGTTTCAGCAGATCGTTGGTGTTGTATCAGCGCTAAACGAATTAAAATTTGATGAGCCATCGGAATTTTACTGGTCTAATTTTTTGGGGAGAGTTAAAAGGGAAATAGCCAAGCGTGGCAGTGCAAAGGTTTTCGCTTTGAAGCCGGTTTTATTTGCGCCTTCTATTGCTGTTATCATCATTGGCTTCATTTTTGGATTTATCTTTTCAAATTTGGGTTTGAGCGATTTTTACGCTTATCATTATGATGTTGAGAAGTGGGGTGTTTTCGTTAAGCCAGAAGAGATGCAATCAGGTGAATTTAGTGATGAGCTTATTGAAGAGGCGATATCCTACCTTTATGAAAAATATCAACTGCCGGAGATTGACAAGGCGAGATTGAATTACCAGGAGATTGACATTGATGAGATTTTACAGCGACTTTCAAACAAATTTTGA